The Asticcacaulis excentricus genome has a segment encoding these proteins:
- a CDS encoding DEAD/DEAH box helicase: MTKFTDLGLNPDILKAVADTGYDTPTAIQEQAIPIALIGLDVLGIAQTGTGKTAAFTLPMIEKLASGRSRARMPRAIVLAPTRELADQVAEAFEKYAKYCKLNWALLIGGVSMADQVAKLDKGVDVLIATPGRLLDLFERSKVMLNGVQLMVVDEADRMLDMGFIPDIERIFKLTPPSRQTLFFSATMPPEITRLTEQFLKNPVRIEVSRPATTNENITQYVYRVPSGDSKLLAKAKRLALRTLIGQLEINNGIVFCNRKTDVDIVAKSLSVHGFNAAPIHGDLDQSLRMKTLDAFRSGELKLLVASDVAARGLDIPSVSHVFNFDVPHHADDYVHRIGRTGRAGRTGEAYLILAPNDEKNYDKVLKLIKKEPNPLELDVDWSPLADARPEREKPARGRGERTERDRSARPRRERGRKSESAPEAVAEVVVPEEVVVDAAPLPEKKTRRRKSPVADTPPPRATAVSDDFPLKDNEDSLPKGPDGLGFGGHVPAFMLRSAYR, encoded by the coding sequence ATGACCAAATTTACCGATCTAGGCCTGAACCCCGATATCCTGAAAGCCGTGGCCGATACCGGCTACGATACGCCGACCGCCATTCAGGAACAGGCCATCCCCATTGCCCTGATCGGACTGGACGTTCTGGGGATCGCCCAAACCGGCACCGGCAAGACGGCGGCCTTCACCCTGCCAATGATCGAGAAGCTGGCTTCAGGACGTTCACGCGCCCGTATGCCGCGCGCCATCGTGCTGGCGCCGACGCGCGAACTGGCCGATCAGGTGGCCGAAGCCTTTGAGAAATATGCCAAATATTGCAAACTGAACTGGGCCCTGCTGATCGGTGGTGTCTCCATGGCCGATCAGGTGGCCAAGCTGGACAAGGGCGTCGATGTGCTGATCGCCACCCCGGGCCGTCTGCTCGACCTGTTTGAGCGCTCCAAGGTGATGCTGAATGGCGTGCAACTGATGGTCGTTGATGAAGCCGACCGCATGCTCGACATGGGCTTCATCCCCGACATCGAGCGCATCTTCAAACTGACGCCGCCGTCGCGTCAGACCCTGTTCTTCTCGGCGACCATGCCGCCGGAAATCACGCGCCTGACCGAACAGTTCCTGAAGAACCCGGTCCGCATCGAAGTCTCGCGCCCGGCAACGACCAACGAAAACATCACCCAATACGTCTATCGCGTGCCGTCGGGCGACTCCAAACTGCTGGCAAAGGCCAAGCGGCTGGCCCTGCGCACCCTGATCGGGCAGCTCGAGATCAATAACGGCATCGTCTTCTGCAACCGCAAGACCGATGTCGATATCGTCGCCAAGTCCCTGTCGGTACACGGTTTTAACGCCGCACCGATCCACGGCGACCTGGATCAGTCCCTGCGCATGAAGACGCTTGATGCCTTCCGCAGCGGCGAACTGAAACTGCTGGTGGCCTCGGACGTCGCGGCGCGCGGGCTGGATATCCCCAGCGTCAGCCATGTGTTCAACTTCGATGTGCCGCACCATGCTGATGACTATGTGCACCGTATCGGTCGGACAGGTCGCGCTGGTCGCACGGGTGAGGCCTATCTGATCCTCGCGCCCAACGATGAAAAGAACTACGACAAGGTTCTGAAGCTCATCAAGAAAGAGCCCAATCCGCTGGAACTGGACGTCGATTGGAGCCCGCTGGCCGATGCACGTCCGGAGCGGGAAAAGCCCGCGCGCGGTCGTGGTGAGCGCACGGAGCGTGACCGTTCGGCCCGCCCGCGCCGTGAGCGTGGCCGCAAGAGCGAATCAGCCCCTGAGGCCGTCGCCGAAGTCGTGGTCCCGGAAGAGGTCGTTGTGGACGCCGCTCCGCTGCCGGAGAAAAAAACGCGCCGCCGCAAATCTCCCGTGGCAGACACCCCGCCGCCGCGCGCAACGGCGGTCTCTGACGATTTTCCGTTGAAAGACAACGAAGACAGCCTGCCCAAAGGTCCGGACGGTCTGGGTTTCGGCGGCCATGTGCCGGCCTTTATGCTGCGCAGCGCCTACCGCTGA
- the parE gene encoding DNA topoisomerase IV subunit B, protein MSTTPPQPSLFGGDAPVPQTDTPAMPAAKPTPAKAEPIKAPPVAASKPSAMTAEGYGADAIEVLEGLEPVRKRPGMYIGGTDEKAMHHLFAEVLDNAMDEAVAGHAKAIWVELDADGYLSVRDDGRGIPVDPHPKYPGKSALEVVMTVLHSGGKFSGKAYETSGGLHGVGVSVVNALSETLEVTVWRDGFEWQQVFSRGLSQGPIQQIAPSKKRGTRERFKPDEEIFGVGAHFKPARLYRMAKAKAYLFRGVQIHWKCDPSQISDHTPAEDKFYFPNGLADYLAERVQETETVTDIFSGRVERQGEAGAVEWAVTWSGAGFGEFDGFTQSYCNTIPTPDGGTHEAGLRAALTRSLKAYADMTGDKRGGIITAEDVVAQAGVVISVFIKNPEFQGQTKDRLSSSEAQRLVEKALADPFDHWLISSPKQADRLLQFVVERAEDRLKKRKDKEVQRASATRKLRLPGKLADCARQDANGTELFIVEGDSAGGSAKQARNRNTQAILPLRGKILNIASATADKAKSNQELSDLGLALGVQPGARFKEDDLRYERIVIMTDADVDGAHIASLLITYFYRTMPSMIRNGHLYLAMPPLYRISHGTKIVYAKDDAHRLEILEKEFKGKKPEIGRFKGLGEMMPAQLKETTMDPKTRTLARVTLPENESDIEDLVETLMGRKPELRFKYIQQNAEFVGDDLDV, encoded by the coding sequence ATGTCCACTACGCCTCCCCAGCCCTCTCTCTTCGGCGGCGACGCCCCCGTGCCTCAGACGGATACGCCAGCCATGCCTGCTGCCAAACCCACCCCGGCCAAAGCTGAGCCCATCAAGGCCCCGCCTGTCGCCGCCAGCAAGCCGTCCGCCATGACCGCCGAAGGTTATGGCGCAGATGCGATCGAGGTGCTGGAAGGGCTGGAACCGGTGCGCAAGCGTCCGGGCATGTACATCGGCGGCACTGACGAAAAGGCGATGCACCACCTGTTCGCCGAAGTGCTCGACAACGCCATGGACGAGGCTGTCGCCGGTCACGCCAAGGCCATCTGGGTCGAACTGGACGCCGACGGCTATCTGTCGGTACGCGATGATGGTCGCGGCATCCCCGTCGATCCGCACCCCAAATACCCCGGCAAGTCGGCGCTGGAAGTCGTCATGACCGTCCTGCACTCCGGCGGCAAGTTCTCCGGCAAGGCCTATGAAACCTCCGGCGGTCTGCACGGCGTCGGCGTCTCGGTGGTCAATGCCCTGTCCGAAACACTGGAAGTAACGGTGTGGCGCGACGGTTTTGAATGGCAGCAGGTCTTTTCGCGTGGCCTCAGTCAGGGGCCCATCCAGCAGATTGCGCCGTCGAAGAAGCGCGGGACACGTGAGCGCTTCAAGCCGGATGAAGAGATTTTCGGCGTCGGCGCGCACTTCAAACCGGCGCGCCTGTACCGCATGGCGAAAGCAAAAGCCTATCTGTTCCGCGGCGTACAAATCCACTGGAAGTGCGACCCCAGCCAGATCAGCGACCATACGCCGGCTGAAGACAAGTTCTACTTTCCCAACGGGCTGGCCGACTATCTGGCTGAGCGCGTTCAGGAGACGGAAACCGTCACCGACATCTTTTCCGGCCGCGTGGAACGGCAAGGTGAAGCCGGGGCCGTAGAGTGGGCCGTTACCTGGTCCGGGGCCGGGTTCGGTGAATTTGACGGCTTTACGCAGTCCTATTGTAACACCATCCCGACGCCTGACGGCGGCACGCACGAGGCGGGCCTGCGCGCCGCCCTCACCCGCTCGCTGAAGGCCTATGCCGACATGACCGGCGACAAACGCGGCGGCATTATCACCGCCGAAGACGTGGTGGCACAAGCCGGCGTGGTCATCTCGGTCTTCATCAAGAACCCTGAGTTTCAGGGCCAGACCAAGGACCGCCTGTCGTCCAGCGAGGCTCAGCGTCTGGTCGAAAAGGCGTTGGCCGATCCGTTCGATCACTGGCTGATCAGTTCGCCAAAGCAGGCCGATCGCCTGTTGCAGTTCGTCGTCGAACGCGCCGAAGACCGCCTGAAAAAGCGCAAGGACAAGGAGGTGCAGCGCGCCTCAGCGACGCGCAAGCTGCGTCTGCCGGGCAAGCTGGCAGACTGCGCGCGTCAGGACGCCAATGGCACCGAACTGTTCATCGTCGAAGGCGACTCGGCTGGTGGTTCGGCCAAGCAGGCGCGTAACCGCAATACGCAGGCCATCCTGCCCCTGCGCGGCAAGATCCTCAACATCGCCTCGGCGACCGCCGACAAGGCCAAGTCCAATCAGGAACTGTCCGATCTGGGGCTAGCTCTCGGCGTACAGCCGGGGGCGCGTTTCAAGGAAGACGACCTGCGCTATGAGCGCATCGTCATCATGACCGACGCCGACGTCGACGGCGCGCACATCGCCTCGCTGCTGATCACCTATTTTTACCGCACCATGCCGTCGATGATCCGCAATGGTCACCTCTATCTGGCCATGCCCCCGTTGTACCGCATCAGCCACGGCACCAAGATCGTCTATGCCAAGGACGACGCGCATCGACTTGAAATCCTTGAAAAAGAGTTCAAGGGCAAGAAGCCTGAAATCGGCCGCTTTAAGGGGCTGGGCGAAATGATGCCGGCGCAGCTCAAGGAAACGACGATGGACCCGAAGACGCGCACCCTGGCGCGCGTCACCTTGCCGGAGAATGAGAGCGACATCGAGGATCTGGTCGAAACCCTGATGGGTCGTAAACCGGAACTGCGCTTCAAGTACATTCAGCAAAACGCTGAATTTGTCGGCGATGATCTGGACGTCTGA